The Juglans regia cultivar Chandler chromosome 2, Walnut 2.0, whole genome shotgun sequence genome includes a window with the following:
- the LOC108986005 gene encoding cytochrome P450 71A1-like produces the protein MAQLQWLQRMWQELYELPMNSLFSLLFCLFSILFIFKLLRRGKPKYHLPPSPPKLPIIGNLHQFGSLPHRSLRALSKKYGPVMLLELGHVNTLVVSSVDMARQLMKAQDIDFANRPQNTAAKILLYGCTDIGFAHYGEYWRQAKKICVLELLSIKRVQSFQHIREEEIAVLGDKIRKACVTQTPVNLSEMLIEVSDNIISRSTLGQKIEEEDGKMTFGQLSRQVMVQLMKFCLGDFFPYLAWVDVLTGFISSVKGTFKELDTFFDQVIEDHKTIMESGVVAQSNKKDFVDILLHLQRDGMLDFAFTKDNLKAILLDMFLGGADTTSTALEWIMAELIKNPKIMKKAQDEIRGIVGKKSQMDLDDISKMDYLKCVINESLRLHPPTTLLTPRETAKTVKFAGYDIPPKTTVFVNTWAIHRDPAVWENPEEFIPERFINSPFDFRGQDFEFHPFGGGRRKCPGLAFAAASLDYLIANLLCWFDWRLPGDNVKPEDLDMDEIYGLTVPKKHHLYAIPTLYSA, from the exons ATGGCTCAGCTACAATGGTTGCAACGAATGTGGCAAGAGCTATACGAATTACCCATGAATTCCCTCTTTTCTCTACTTTTCTGCCTCTTctcaattctttttattttcaaacttctTAGAAGAGGCAAACCCAAATATCATTTACCCCCATCCCCACCAAAGCTACCAATCATTGGCAATCTTCACCAATTTGGCTCACTTCCACACCGATCTCTTCGAGCACTTTCTAAGAAGTATGGCCCTGTCATGCTCTTAGAGTTGGGCCATGTCAACACCCTTGTGGTTTCATCTGTAGATATGGCCAGACAATTGATGAAGGCGCAAGATATTGATTTCGCAAACCGGCCTCAGAACACAGCAGCCAAAATCTTGCTCTATGGTTGCACAGACATAGGGTTCGCGCACTATGGTGAGTATTGGAGGCAAGCTAAGAAAATCTGTGTCCTCGAACTTTTGAGCATCAAAAGAGTGCAATCATTCCAGCATATAAGGGAAGAAGAAATTGCCGTACTTGGAGATAAGATACGGAAGGCATGCGTTACTCAAACCCCTGTTAATCTAAGCGAAATGTTGATTGAAGTCTCAGACAACATAATCTCTAGAAGTACACTTGGACAgaagattgaagaagaagatggtaaGATGACCTTTGGACAACTATCAAGACAGGTGATGGTGCAATTGATGAAATTCTGTTTGGGTGATTTTTTCCCTTATTTGGCATGGGTTGATGTTCTTACGGGATTCATATCCAGTGTGAAAGGCACTTTCAAAGAATTAGATACATTCTTTGATCAAGTGATTGAAGACCACAAGACTATAATGGAAAGTGGTGTTGTTGCTCAGTCTAATAAGAAAGATTTCGTTGATATTCTCCTCCACCTTCAAAGGGATGGCATGCTCGACTTTGCCTTCACAAAAGATAACCTCAAAGCAATTTTAttg GACATGTTTTTAGGAGGAGCTGACACTACTTCGACAGCTTTGGAATGGATAATGGCGGAGCTCATAAAAAACCCAAAGATCATGAAGAAAGCACAAGATGAGATCAGAGGAATTGTGGGTAAGAAGTCACAAATGGATCTGGATGATATCAGTAAAATGGACTATCTGAAGTGTGTTATCAACGAATCTCTAAGGCTACATCCACCAACTACTCTTTTAACACCTCGAGAAACAGCAAAAACGGTGAAATTCGCAGGTTATGATATTCCACCGAAAACAACTGTATTTGTGAATACATGGGCAATCCATAGGGATCCGGCAGTATGGGAGAACCCGGAAGAGTTCATCCCAGAGAGATTCATAAATAGTCCATTTGATTTCAGAGGCCAAGATTTTGAATTCCACCCATTTGGAGGAGGGAGAAGGAAATGCCCTGGATTGGCATTTGCTGCTGCTTCCCTTGATTATCTGATTGCCAACCTCTtatgttggtttgattggaggTTGCCTGGTGATAATGTAAAGCCGGAAGACTTGGACATGGATGAAATTTACGGGCTCACAGTGCCTAAGAAACATCATCTTTATGCGATACCAACGCTGTACTCAGCTTGA